TTTACATAAAAATAAGATAGTAAATCTGGAGTCAGATATTTCTACCAGTTTTATATTGAATAAGGCTACAGAGTGGAAGCTAGAGATAGGAAACAGATATAATTCGCCTCATATTCAGGGGACTTTTAGAATCTCCGGTTCTTCGTCTACTTATTTGATAATGAATAAAAAATTATTTAATAAAAAATTGGAAACGAGCCTTATGTTCAATGATATTTTTAGAACATCAAAAAAGAAGGTTAGTACAAAATATGCTAATCAGGATAATTTTTATCTTGACTATGGAGATACACAAAACTTTACTATTTCTTTAAAGTATAACTTTGGAAATCAATCTGTGAAAGCAGCCAAGCCAATTAAGAAAACCGATGAACAAGGGAGAATGTAAAATCTATTATATAAAAAACTAATATCTATAAAACATTATTATAAAAGAATTGAACAACTTCCTGTTACATTTTCGCTATTTTTGATACCTATCTTTAAAAATAGCGTTATGAAGAAAATTTTTTCCGGAATGCTGATGGTAGTTTCATTGCTGCAGATACCTGCACAGGAGTTATATATGCCCAGAAATATTAAAAAAGCCTATGAAAAAGGGACGCGTGATATTTCCGGGGCTCCGGGCAAGAACTATTGGCAGAATAAGGGAATTTACAATGTAGATGTGAAAGTAGATGCCGGCACAAAAGTCGTTTCAGGAAAAGAAACAATTGTGTACAGCAACAATAGCCCTGATCAGCTTAATGAGCTGGCTATAAGATTTGTGAATAATCTTCACAAGCCGCAGTCTCCAAGGTCGGGCGTGGTGTCTAAAGATTTTCTGTCTTCAGGATTAAAGATTAAATCCTTTATCGTGAATGGTGAAAAATACGATATCAACAGTGACGATTGGGGAACGGTTGAAAAAGTAAAATTAAAATCAGCTGTAAAATCAAAATCTAAAGCTGAGGTTAAAATAGAGTGGGAATATCCTCTATCCGTACAGAGCGGAAGAGAAGGTCAGATAGATCCTGAAACATTTTACGTAGCCTATTCTTTTCCAAGAATTTCTGTATACGATGATTATAATGGCTGGGATATGCTTCCGCATTCAGACAGACAGGAATTTTATAGCGATTTCAATGATTATAGCTTTGCGATCTCGGCTCCGAAAAATTATGTGGTCTGGGCAACCGGGGATTTTCTAAATCCGGAAGCCGTACTTCAGCCGGAATACCTGAAAAGGTATAAAGCTTCCTTAAAGAGTGACAAGGTAATGCATGTTGCTACCGAGCAGGAGATGAAGTCAGGAAAAGTAACCCGCCAGAACAAGTGGAATATATGGAAGTTTAAAGCCAATCATATCACTGATTTTTGTTTTGCAATGAGCAATCATTATGTCTGGGACGCTGCAAGTGTACAGCTGAAAACAAAGAGAGCCAGTGTACAGGCAGGTTATAAAAATGGCGCAAAAGATTTTGAACAATATGTGGACTGGATGCGTTATAACCTGGATTGGTTTTCTAAAAACTGGCCTGGAGTAGAATATCCTTATAATGTGATGACTGCCATCCAGGGGTATGCAGATATGGAGTATCCTATGATGATCAATGATACAAGTATTCCTGATGATCTTCGTGATGCAAGGCTTACGGCAGATCATGAAATTGCCCATACTTATTTCCCTTTCTATATGGGAATCAATGAAACAAGATATGCCTTTATGGATGAAGGCTGGGCAACTACTCTGGAATACCTCATCGGGATTGATGAAAACGGAGAAGCTGCTGCCAAAGAGTTTTATAAAAATTTCCGTGTTAAAAGATGGATCAATGATCCGTCTGCAGAAGAAGATCAACCGGTGATTACTATGAGTACGCAGGTAAGCGGTTCAGGATATGGTAATAATTCTTATGTGAAAGCATCACTGTCTTATCTGGCACTGAAAGATTATTTAGGAGATGAATTATTCAAAAAAGCACTGCACCATTATATGGATAACTGGAATGGTAAACATCCGGTTCCATGGGATTATTTCAATTCGATGAATGCAGGTTCCGGAAAAAATCTTAATTGGTTTTTCAATAACTGGTTTTATACCAATAATTATATTGACTTAAAAGTAGCAGGGGCATCCCAGAAAAATGATCTGCTTACCGTAAATGTAATGAATGCAGGCGGATTTGCTATTCCATTTGATGCCATACTGACTTATGAAGACGGAACAACAGAAAAACTGCATTTCTCACCTTCTATCTGGGAAAACGACCAGAAAAAGGCTGATCTTGCGATTCCTACTAAGAAAAAAGTCAAATCTGTAAAACTGGATGGCGATATTTTCATGGATTATACACCGGAAGACAACAGTAAAACACTGTAAAGATAAAAATGCTCTGTCAAAAGTGATAGAGCATTTTTTTTTCAGCCGTCAATCTGTTTATAAAAAAAACAATCTTTCATGACTGATAATTGAAATTTTGTGAAAAAATATTTTTATCCTGCATTAAAAAACATTTCCTTTTTGTTTAAAAATAAGCTGTCAATCGCAGACCTAATGTAAAATAGTTGATCTTTTCTTTGGTGATAAGATTATTAAGCTCATTGTTTAGCTCATCATTGTCTTCCAGGCTATCACTGAAATGGTAACGAATGGAAGATTTTATCTGGTTATAATCGGAATATAGAGTTAGTCC
This genomic window from Chryseobacterium sp. MEBOG06 contains:
- a CDS encoding M1 family metallopeptidase yields the protein MKKIFSGMLMVVSLLQIPAQELYMPRNIKKAYEKGTRDISGAPGKNYWQNKGIYNVDVKVDAGTKVVSGKETIVYSNNSPDQLNELAIRFVNNLHKPQSPRSGVVSKDFLSSGLKIKSFIVNGEKYDINSDDWGTVEKVKLKSAVKSKSKAEVKIEWEYPLSVQSGREGQIDPETFYVAYSFPRISVYDDYNGWDMLPHSDRQEFYSDFNDYSFAISAPKNYVVWATGDFLNPEAVLQPEYLKRYKASLKSDKVMHVATEQEMKSGKVTRQNKWNIWKFKANHITDFCFAMSNHYVWDAASVQLKTKRASVQAGYKNGAKDFEQYVDWMRYNLDWFSKNWPGVEYPYNVMTAIQGYADMEYPMMINDTSIPDDLRDARLTADHEIAHTYFPFYMGINETRYAFMDEGWATTLEYLIGIDENGEAAAKEFYKNFRVKRWINDPSAEEDQPVITMSTQVSGSGYGNNSYVKASLSYLALKDYLGDELFKKALHHYMDNWNGKHPVPWDYFNSMNAGSGKNLNWFFNNWFYTNNYIDLKVAGASQKNDLLTVNVMNAGGFAIPFDAILTYEDGTTEKLHFSPSIWENDQKKADLAIPTKKKVKSVKLDGDIFMDYTPEDNSKTL